Proteins from a genomic interval of Clostridia bacterium:
- a CDS encoding carbohydrate ABC transporter permease, giving the protein MRTPKGRIAVLVVAIIVVFALNFPVYWMLVQSITGESMFSERPSLLPRDPSLKAFRRICEAKPIGQWFINTLIVAVGTVALSMPLAAGAAFSLSRYKTRLNSITGLAILGTQMLSASLLAIPIYVLFRRTGLHDKLGGLIVANTAFTLPMSIWVLKGFFDGIPKELDQAAMIDGCTVGQMIYRVIMPLVLPGMVAVSIFAFILAWDEFFFARTLVSSQANWVLSVGLSSFREEFTIEWSDMMAAAVLFTIPPIVLFMFIQKHLVSGLTGGAVKG; this is encoded by the coding sequence ATGAGGACGCCGAAAGGAAGAATCGCCGTTCTAGTGGTTGCGATAATCGTAGTATTCGCCCTCAACTTTCCGGTATACTGGATGCTCGTGCAGTCAATCACGGGTGAGAGTATGTTCAGCGAGAGACCCAGTCTCCTGCCCAGGGACCCGTCGCTTAAGGCATTCAGGAGGATCTGCGAAGCCAAGCCAATAGGGCAGTGGTTCATCAACACTCTCATTGTTGCAGTGGGCACTGTCGCCCTGTCGATGCCGCTGGCTGCGGGCGCAGCATTCAGCCTTTCACGTTACAAGACAAGGCTCAATTCCATCACTGGACTCGCGATCTTGGGGACTCAGATGCTCTCTGCATCGCTCTTGGCGATACCGATATATGTGCTGTTCAGACGGACCGGGCTCCACGACAAGCTGGGCGGGCTGATAGTTGCAAACACAGCTTTCACGTTGCCGATGAGCATATGGGTACTGAAAGGCTTCTTTGATGGGATTCCCAAGGAGCTGGATCAAGCAGCCATGATAGATGGCTGCACCGTTGGACAGATGATATATCGGGTGATAATGCCGCTTGTGCTCCCGGGAATGGTGGCTGTATCGATATTCGCTTTCATCCTTGCCTGGGACGAGTTCTTCTTTGCGCGCACGCTCGTGAGCAGCCAGGCAAACTGGGTGCTATCGGTGGGCCTGAGTTCCTTCCGAGAGGAGTTCACCATTGAGTGGAGCGACATGATGGCGGCCGCAGTGCTGTTCACCATTCCTCCGATAGTGTTATTCATGTTCATCCAGAAGCACCTGGTCAGCGGGCTTACTGGAGGAGCGGTCAAGGGATAG
- a CDS encoding sugar ABC transporter permease, whose translation MRKASPNAATTGMICSNSAMTRASAALILPAAIIMGAVVIYPILTTMGLSLTDAPLISLSPPSFAGLSNYANWLSNPDFWHSLWITLIYTFGVTIGSYAIGLITALLLNMEFPGRAILRGLVLLPWAIPEVAAVMTWNWMLDYQFGVVNSLLGSQVGWVTDSAMALWTVTMVTIWKQFPLATVVLLAGLQAIPRELYEAANADGASRLQQFIHVTLPGLKPVNSVLVMLLILYTFKRISIIYLLTGGGPARATEILPVSTYLEAFKYFRLGSASAIGILALAFTFLITLVYSRLFLREEA comes from the coding sequence ATGCGAAAAGCGTCGCCTAACGCCGCTACAACGGGAATGATATGCTCCAACAGCGCCATGACCAGGGCCTCAGCTGCCCTGATCTTGCCTGCTGCAATAATAATGGGTGCAGTGGTGATCTACCCCATATTGACGACTATGGGGCTGAGCTTGACGGATGCGCCCTTGATTTCGCTTTCACCGCCATCATTCGCAGGGCTGTCCAACTACGCCAACTGGCTGAGCAATCCGGATTTCTGGCACTCACTGTGGATCACTCTTATCTACACGTTTGGAGTAACCATTGGCTCCTACGCGATCGGGTTGATCACTGCCCTGCTGCTGAATATGGAGTTTCCGGGAAGAGCGATACTGAGAGGACTTGTGCTGTTGCCATGGGCCATCCCCGAGGTCGCAGCCGTAATGACGTGGAACTGGATGCTTGATTACCAGTTCGGCGTCGTCAACAGCCTTCTGGGCTCGCAGGTAGGATGGGTTACTGATTCAGCTATGGCGCTCTGGACTGTGACTATGGTGACCATATGGAAGCAGTTTCCGCTGGCCACGGTCGTGTTGCTTGCGGGGCTGCAGGCCATTCCACGGGAACTGTACGAGGCTGCTAATGCGGATGGAGCAAGTAGACTACAGCAGTTTATCCATGTTACTTTGCCGGGGCTCAAACCAGTGAACTCCGTGTTAGTCATGCTGTTGATACTCTATACATTCAAGAGGATCTCCATAATTTATCTTCTCACGGGGGGCGGGCCTGCCCGAGCCACCGAGATACTCCCGGTGAGCACTTATCTGGAGGCCTTCAAGTACTTCCGCCTCGGTTCCGCATCCGCCATCGGCATACTGGCGCTGGCGTTTACCTTCTTGATCACGTTGGTCTATTCAAGGCTTTTCCTGAGAGAGGAGGCTTGA
- a CDS encoding sugar ABC transporter substrate-binding protein: MKRIMLATLLIALVMAPLGVARGADTQIQFPSWMWGEAGTGDWFKDGVAIFESQNPGVKVIPALVPAGQYEEKLLIDMAGGGAPDLAPVFTNMMPKLMRLGLLEPLDSYLAKANWKNNLLPVQKVAQYEGKTYGVVLTASPNGLIYNKRLLDKAGVAVPTTPEEMLAAARKVKQVTGAFGYGFTTRTADVLEAYIPLMQWAIGFGGDFSKDGVPTANDPKTIQGLSFLKRFFDEDLTPKGLDGPMLRKMFVEEKIAMLIDGPWAITYVKEAAPDLYKYIGFGAPPTPTHAAITGGAFYTIPVRAKHKQEAFALLSIYNQPEWQSRWLEDLLQIPGQKADISPALLKEHPWIAGMVDVAAKYPAGFGYSAPGFEEYAGEVQRMAVDGIARVWGGRTTVEAAMNDVQQKMVKWAATLKR; this comes from the coding sequence ATGAAACGGATAATGTTGGCCACTCTCCTGATAGCTCTGGTCATGGCGCCGCTTGGAGTTGCTCGCGGTGCAGACACGCAGATTCAGTTCCCAAGCTGGATGTGGGGCGAAGCTGGAACCGGCGATTGGTTTAAAGACGGCGTAGCCATTTTCGAATCCCAGAACCCTGGAGTGAAGGTGATCCCCGCTCTCGTTCCAGCGGGTCAGTACGAGGAAAAACTACTCATCGATATGGCAGGTGGAGGCGCCCCTGACCTAGCGCCTGTGTTTACCAACATGATGCCCAAACTGATGCGCCTGGGTTTGCTGGAACCCCTGGATAGCTACCTCGCCAAGGCGAACTGGAAGAACAACCTGCTTCCGGTTCAGAAGGTGGCCCAGTATGAAGGGAAGACGTACGGAGTCGTCCTGACAGCCTCGCCCAACGGCTTGATCTACAACAAGAGACTGCTTGACAAAGCTGGGGTTGCGGTCCCCACCACCCCTGAGGAGATGCTCGCTGCCGCACGGAAAGTGAAGCAGGTTACGGGCGCGTTCGGGTACGGTTTCACTACCAGAACGGCTGATGTCCTTGAGGCATATATCCCGCTCATGCAGTGGGCTATCGGCTTCGGGGGCGATTTCTCCAAGGATGGCGTGCCCACCGCGAACGATCCCAAGACCATACAGGGTCTGTCATTCCTGAAGCGCTTCTTCGATGAAGATCTGACTCCTAAAGGCCTTGATGGCCCAATGCTCCGCAAGATGTTCGTCGAGGAGAAGATCGCCATGCTCATAGACGGGCCATGGGCGATCACGTATGTGAAGGAAGCAGCCCCAGACCTCTACAAGTATATAGGATTCGGCGCTCCGCCAACTCCGACGCATGCTGCGATCACAGGTGGGGCTTTCTACACCATTCCTGTTCGGGCCAAGCACAAGCAGGAGGCGTTTGCGCTCCTCTCCATCTACAACCAGCCCGAATGGCAGAGCAGATGGCTCGAGGATCTGTTGCAGATCCCGGGGCAGAAGGCTGACATAAGCCCTGCTCTTCTCAAAGAGCATCCGTGGATCGCAGGCATGGTGGATGTGGCTGCCAAGTATCCCGCTGGATTCGGCTACTCTGCCCCTGGTTTTGAGGAGTATGCAGGTGAAGTCCAGCGCATGGCAGTGGACGGCATCGCTCGCGTATGGGGCGGGCGGACCACCGTGGAGGCGGCCATGAACGATGTACAGCAGAAAATGGTGAAGTGGGCTGCCACACTGAAACGGTAG
- a CDS encoding FadR/GntR family transcriptional regulator encodes MVLQPRNLYSEVLEGLRKMIESGEIREGERIPTERVLAEKFGVSRTCVREALGALKLSGVIQGRPGAGTYLAKMSPGGIARSDLLLVEEGSPFEIMESRKIIEPAIASLAARKATAQDIARLACAMERLHVASGDAESLTTADKQFHICMAEATHNRILIKTLGQILDLMQRIYYPAVGIVGPQDGYYDTHNEVFRNVKERNSRGAERAMRAHLMAVEIDLESLSDFSPLQTSGQAEAVDAEDQRWR; translated from the coding sequence ATGGTGCTGCAGCCCCGGAACCTCTACTCTGAGGTGCTGGAAGGTCTCCGCAAGATGATCGAGAGCGGTGAGATTAGGGAGGGGGAGCGCATCCCCACTGAGCGAGTCCTCGCCGAGAAGTTCGGAGTGAGCCGGACTTGCGTGCGTGAGGCTCTGGGTGCACTCAAACTGAGTGGTGTGATACAGGGACGGCCGGGCGCCGGAACGTATCTTGCCAAGATGAGTCCCGGGGGAATTGCCAGGTCTGACTTGCTCCTAGTGGAAGAGGGAAGCCCATTTGAGATCATGGAGTCCAGGAAGATCATCGAACCGGCCATAGCGTCTCTTGCGGCGCGCAAGGCCACCGCGCAGGACATCGCCAGGCTCGCGTGCGCGATGGAGCGTCTGCACGTGGCATCAGGAGATGCCGAATCACTAACAACGGCCGACAAGCAGTTTCACATATGCATGGCTGAGGCGACACATAACCGGATCCTTATCAAAACGCTCGGGCAGATACTCGACCTGATGCAGAGAATCTACTATCCCGCAGTAGGGATTGTGGGGCCGCAAGATGGCTATTACGATACACACAACGAAGTATTCAGAAACGTCAAGGAGAGAAATTCAAGAGGCGCTGAGAGAGCAATGCGAGCCCACCTGATGGCTGTAGAGATTGACCTGGAGAGCCTATCCGATTTTTCACCACTTCAGACGAGTGGGCAGGCTGAAGCGGTGGATGCCGAGGACCAGAGATGGAGGTGA
- a CDS encoding M20 family metallopeptidase, giving the protein MRETGDILDRAIAMREAMVTARRAIHRHPELGFEERATARLIADRLRDLGFEVRTGVGGTGVLAILRGAELGPVVGLRADMDALPVSEETGLPYSSERPGLMHACAHDMHCAVLLGVAALLKENVSKLPGTVVFMFQPAEETDGGARAFIDAGVLTEHEPDAVFGMHMWPDLEVGKVGIGIGPVMASLDSFDIELAGVTAHGAMPHQGRDAILAASAVVIGLQQIASRNVDPMEAAVVTVGTLHSGEARNIIADRAVLTGTVRTLGEPVRELVAARIEKVAAMCSGAYGVESTLRYDRLLPTLVNDERMCRIAASSAQGVLGPECIEHMTPSMAADDFSLYAERVPGCYLFFGCRAAGDAAYPLHNGHFSPSEDALPIACAVMARLCMEFCKGPVG; this is encoded by the coding sequence ATGCGCGAGACCGGGGACATTCTCGACAGAGCCATTGCCATGCGAGAAGCCATGGTTACAGCGAGGCGGGCCATACACCGCCATCCTGAACTGGGGTTTGAGGAGCGCGCGACCGCCCGGTTGATAGCGGACAGGCTTCGAGATCTCGGGTTCGAGGTCAGAACCGGAGTGGGTGGAACAGGCGTGTTGGCGATCTTGAGAGGCGCCGAGCTTGGTCCGGTCGTGGGGCTGCGGGCTGACATGGACGCCCTGCCGGTTTCCGAGGAGACTGGCCTGCCATACTCGTCCGAACGTCCGGGCTTGATGCATGCGTGCGCCCATGACATGCATTGTGCGGTTTTGCTGGGTGTAGCTGCACTTCTCAAAGAAAACGTCTCCAAGCTGCCCGGGACAGTAGTCTTCATGTTTCAGCCTGCAGAGGAGACAGATGGCGGGGCAAGGGCTTTCATCGATGCGGGCGTACTCACTGAGCACGAGCCTGATGCGGTGTTCGGGATGCACATGTGGCCTGATCTCGAGGTGGGCAAGGTCGGAATCGGCATAGGCCCCGTCATGGCGTCGCTCGATAGTTTCGATATTGAGCTCGCTGGTGTTACGGCGCATGGCGCGATGCCTCATCAGGGGCGTGATGCCATTCTGGCAGCGTCGGCGGTGGTAATCGGCTTGCAGCAGATTGCTTCGAGGAATGTAGACCCGATGGAAGCGGCGGTAGTCACGGTGGGCACATTGCACTCAGGCGAAGCGCGGAACATCATCGCCGACCGAGCCGTTCTCACCGGGACCGTCCGCACGCTCGGAGAGCCAGTCAGAGAGCTTGTGGCGGCGCGGATTGAAAAAGTAGCAGCGATGTGCTCAGGAGCGTACGGCGTGGAGTCGACGCTGAGATATGACCGACTCCTCCCCACGCTCGTAAATGATGAGCGGATGTGCCGGATTGCTGCGAGTTCAGCTCAGGGAGTGCTCGGACCCGAGTGCATCGAACACATGACGCCTAGTATGGCTGCTGACGATTTCTCTCTATACGCCGAGAGAGTGCCCGGATGCTATCTGTTCTTTGGGTGCCGAGCAGCGGGCGACGCGGCTTACCCACTTCACAATGGACACTTTTCCCCGTCTGAGGATGCACTGCCTATTGCATGCGCCGTCATGGCGCGACTATGCATGGAGTTCTGCAAGGGACCAGTCGGATGA
- a CDS encoding FAD-linked oxidase C-terminal domain-containing protein, with translation MGRYAAVTRKIVDELVQILDPARVMTDPEKLAPYAHDEVSEAAYVRMPDVVVKPNTTAEVSEIMRLANRETIPVTPRGAGTGLSAGCVPMHGGIVLSLENMNRVIEVDRRNLFMVVEPGVTTGEIQRIAREQGLLYAGDPCSSESSQIGGNLAENAGGNKAVKYGTTSKHVYGLEVVLPTGEIVTAGGKCVKDVTGYDLVHLFVGSEGTLGVITKAWLKLLPLPKFRVDLLAPFDDMQKAIEVAPRVMTESGIVPTAVEFMDSLSIKAAELYLNSSLPHSDAAAYLIVELEGSSEQQIEAEYEAIGNMCMQCGALEVYVADNLATQDRIWKARKCVAEALRVVSPVYCMEDITVPISEIPQLLSIISRIAEECDVKIPAFGHAGDGNIHATLLREGMDDATWEATKEKALHEMYSATYRHGGNLSGEHGIGAKRLKPLERFVDQAQIQVLKSIKTALDPNLILNPGKIVHIN, from the coding sequence ATGGGACGATATGCAGCTGTAACAAGGAAGATAGTCGACGAACTCGTGCAGATTCTGGACCCTGCTCGAGTGATGACGGACCCGGAGAAACTCGCTCCGTATGCCCACGACGAGGTGTCGGAAGCAGCATACGTGCGCATGCCCGATGTTGTGGTCAAGCCGAACACAACGGCCGAGGTTTCCGAGATCATGCGACTGGCCAACAGAGAGACGATACCGGTTACCCCGAGAGGAGCAGGGACGGGGCTATCGGCAGGGTGTGTGCCGATGCACGGGGGCATAGTCCTTTCCCTTGAGAACATGAACCGAGTAATCGAGGTCGACCGGCGAAACCTTTTCATGGTTGTGGAACCCGGCGTGACTACCGGCGAGATTCAGAGGATCGCGCGGGAGCAAGGGTTGCTGTATGCCGGAGACCCGTGTAGCTCAGAGAGCTCGCAGATAGGCGGAAACCTTGCAGAGAACGCCGGCGGCAACAAGGCGGTGAAATACGGCACGACCTCAAAGCACGTGTACGGGCTGGAGGTGGTGTTGCCCACTGGCGAAATCGTAACGGCGGGCGGAAAGTGCGTCAAGGATGTTACAGGTTATGATCTGGTGCATCTGTTTGTGGGGTCGGAGGGAACGCTCGGCGTGATCACAAAGGCCTGGCTCAAGCTCCTCCCACTGCCCAAGTTCCGAGTGGATCTCTTGGCCCCGTTCGACGACATGCAGAAGGCCATTGAAGTGGCGCCGAGGGTGATGACCGAGAGCGGGATTGTCCCCACGGCAGTGGAGTTCATGGACAGCTTGTCCATTAAAGCGGCCGAGCTGTACCTCAATTCGTCTCTTCCGCACAGCGATGCCGCCGCCTACCTTATAGTCGAACTCGAAGGCAGCAGCGAGCAGCAGATTGAAGCCGAATACGAGGCAATTGGCAACATGTGCATGCAGTGCGGAGCGCTCGAGGTGTATGTGGCGGACAACCTTGCCACGCAGGACCGCATATGGAAGGCGCGCAAGTGCGTTGCAGAGGCTCTCCGCGTGGTCAGCCCGGTCTACTGCATGGAGGACATCACCGTCCCGATTTCGGAGATACCCCAACTGCTTTCAATAATCTCCCGCATAGCGGAGGAATGTGACGTCAAAATCCCAGCTTTCGGGCACGCCGGAGATGGGAACATCCATGCGACTCTCCTGAGGGAGGGGATGGACGATGCGACCTGGGAGGCCACTAAAGAAAAGGCGCTTCATGAGATGTACAGTGCGACCTACCGACATGGCGGAAACCTGTCGGGCGAGCACGGGATAGGCGCGAAGCGGCTGAAGCCGCTGGAACGCTTCGTAGACCAGGCCCAGATACAGGTGCTGAAGTCCATCAAGACAGCACTGGATCCGAACCTGATCCTCAACCCCGGCAAGATTGTGCATATCAACTGA
- a CDS encoding electron transfer flavoprotein subunit alpha/FixB family protein — translation MDYSGVLVVGEQRGESVHSVTYELLARGRTLADKLGVSLACVVIGHRLEASGREIVERGADVVYLVDDPSLEWFIPRRYSAELAALIGQIRPEIVLAAATTAGRTLMPHVAAKLGTGLTADCTGLDIDDKERLLLQTRPAIGGNVMATIKTPSARPQMATVRPKSARPLPRDLGRHGDIVVRTAVCDNAQFAGERLLEFVRDTSQDVSVQDAEIVVAGGKGLKNRDSFKLVEELAGLLGAAVGATRDAVDLGWIGYPHQIGLSGKTVSPRLYVAIGLSGAIQHLAGMQTSETIVAINKDKDAQIFKVADYGIVGDLFDVAPELIDKIKHAKNERLSGAR, via the coding sequence GTGGATTACTCAGGTGTGTTAGTCGTAGGTGAGCAAAGAGGCGAATCAGTGCATTCTGTGACATACGAACTCCTGGCAAGGGGGCGGACGCTCGCCGACAAGTTGGGAGTCAGCCTCGCGTGCGTGGTCATTGGTCATCGCCTCGAGGCATCTGGGCGTGAGATAGTAGAACGAGGCGCCGACGTCGTCTATCTGGTGGATGATCCCAGCCTCGAGTGGTTCATTCCCAGGCGTTACTCGGCCGAACTGGCGGCTCTGATCGGTCAGATTCGCCCAGAGATCGTTCTGGCTGCTGCCACCACTGCCGGCAGGACTCTGATGCCGCATGTCGCCGCGAAACTCGGCACGGGGCTGACGGCAGACTGCACTGGGCTTGACATAGACGACAAGGAAAGACTGCTCCTGCAAACTAGGCCTGCCATAGGCGGAAATGTCATGGCGACAATCAAGACGCCTTCTGCAAGACCCCAGATGGCGACGGTCAGGCCGAAATCGGCGAGGCCCCTTCCCCGGGATCTCGGGCGACACGGCGATATTGTGGTCAGAACGGCTGTATGCGATAATGCGCAGTTTGCTGGAGAGCGTCTCTTGGAATTCGTCCGCGACACATCGCAGGATGTGAGCGTGCAAGACGCGGAGATTGTCGTGGCGGGCGGCAAGGGCCTGAAGAACCGCGACAGCTTCAAGCTGGTGGAGGAGCTCGCCGGGTTGCTCGGCGCGGCCGTTGGCGCGACGCGGGACGCGGTGGACCTGGGATGGATCGGGTACCCGCACCAGATAGGGCTGAGCGGCAAGACGGTGTCGCCGCGCCTTTATGTGGCGATCGGACTATCCGGCGCCATACAGCATCTTGCCGGTATGCAAACGTCAGAAACCATCGTAGCGATCAACAAAGACAAAGACGCCCAGATCTTCAAGGTTGCCGATTACGGCATCGTAGGAGATCTCTTCGATGTGGCGCCTGAGCTGATTGACAAGATCAAGCACGCGAAGAATGAGCGTCTGTCCGGAGCGAGGTGA
- a CDS encoding electron transfer flavoprotein subunit beta/FixA family protein — protein sequence MNLFVLLKQVPGTSNVKMDEKTGTMVRTDHENVINPLDENALEAALELKRSIDGSKITVLSMGPPPASRALREAIAMGADEAHLLCHRGFAGSDTLATARALALAIEHVAGRKLGPSDLVLCGERATDGETGQVGPMISAMLDIAVATYVRGIRVKEGHAVVERVVEEGFERVRIPLPALVTVVKDMNEPGFPTLSGKLAARTAPIPLLTPDDLGLTQDIVGLSGSPTRVVQVFRPKFTRDTVLRQQDSGGAAVGLLVDLLIEKEVI from the coding sequence ATGAATCTATTCGTACTGCTTAAGCAGGTGCCCGGCACCTCCAACGTCAAGATGGACGAGAAGACCGGGACCATGGTAAGAACCGATCATGAAAACGTCATCAACCCGCTAGACGAGAATGCCCTTGAGGCGGCGCTTGAGTTGAAGAGGTCGATCGATGGCTCAAAGATCACGGTTCTGAGCATGGGACCTCCTCCGGCGTCCCGGGCCCTCAGAGAGGCCATAGCCATGGGGGCCGATGAGGCGCATCTCCTGTGTCACCGGGGATTCGCCGGATCCGACACCCTGGCCACAGCGCGAGCGCTGGCGCTGGCGATAGAGCACGTGGCAGGCAGGAAGCTGGGCCCGAGCGACCTCGTCCTTTGCGGAGAGAGGGCGACTGACGGCGAAACCGGGCAGGTTGGTCCTATGATCTCTGCCATGTTGGATATAGCGGTTGCCACCTATGTGAGGGGGATTCGGGTCAAGGAGGGCCATGCGGTCGTTGAACGGGTGGTCGAAGAGGGCTTCGAGCGTGTTAGGATCCCGCTGCCTGCCCTCGTCACGGTAGTGAAGGACATGAACGAGCCCGGCTTTCCCACGCTTTCAGGGAAGCTTGCCGCCAGGACCGCTCCGATTCCGCTGCTGACCCCTGATGATCTGGGGTTGACCCAAGACATAGTTGGCCTTTCGGGGTCGCCCACTCGCGTAGTACAGGTCTTCAGGCCGAAATTCACGCGTGATACTGTCCTTCGCCAGCAGGACTCGGGAGGCGCCGCTGTGGGCTTGCTTGTCGATCTGCTGATAGAGAAAGAAGTCATCTAG
- a CDS encoding zinc-binding dehydrogenase — protein sequence MSLPSTMKEAKLFGIGDLRIVESPVPTIEPDEALVRVRACGICPTEMRKFSVPNYKPIPFPVNPGHEWTGDVVAVGSKVKRFEAGWRVVAEGEGGYAEYAKISASNLQYSYRLPDNVSYEEGTFVEPLSDCIHAVRERANVIAGDRVVVVGAGPMGLGITAAAARSGANVMAVEPIPERRALALEFGAEAAIDPNAASVEEAVLEWTSGRRANVCMATVGISQVMESCMTLVGERGRVVLFGGGGAGQAITIDPNWIHYNEISIIGSEWIGVGGKEEKDLYRISTEWIADGKAPVRRLISHRFPLTEIHDAYNTIKAGGTLKVILLTDR from the coding sequence GTGAGTTTGCCATCAACGATGAAGGAAGCGAAACTGTTCGGAATCGGAGATCTTCGCATAGTTGAGTCACCCGTTCCGACCATCGAACCCGATGAGGCACTGGTCCGGGTGCGTGCTTGCGGGATATGCCCAACAGAGATGCGGAAGTTCTCTGTGCCAAACTACAAGCCGATTCCTTTCCCTGTGAATCCGGGGCATGAATGGACAGGCGACGTGGTGGCCGTGGGGTCGAAGGTCAAGCGGTTTGAGGCCGGTTGGCGCGTTGTGGCTGAGGGAGAGGGCGGATACGCCGAGTATGCGAAGATCTCTGCATCCAACCTGCAATACTCCTATCGTCTGCCCGACAATGTCAGCTATGAAGAGGGCACGTTCGTGGAACCCCTGTCAGACTGCATACACGCCGTCAGGGAGCGCGCAAACGTTATCGCGGGCGACCGAGTTGTAGTTGTGGGCGCGGGTCCGATGGGTTTGGGAATCACGGCAGCCGCCGCGCGATCGGGCGCCAATGTCATGGCTGTAGAGCCAATTCCCGAAAGACGCGCCTTAGCCTTGGAGTTCGGCGCTGAAGCAGCAATCGATCCGAATGCGGCATCAGTGGAAGAAGCCGTGCTCGAGTGGACCAGTGGTCGGAGAGCCAACGTATGCATGGCGACTGTTGGGATCAGCCAGGTCATGGAATCATGCATGACGCTTGTCGGCGAACGCGGCCGCGTGGTGCTCTTCGGCGGCGGCGGTGCGGGGCAGGCCATCACCATAGATCCCAACTGGATTCACTACAACGAGATATCGATAATCGGAAGCGAATGGATCGGGGTGGGCGGCAAGGAAGAGAAGGACCTGTATCGCATATCCACGGAGTGGATAGCAGACGGCAAGGCGCCTGTGCGGCGCTTGATCTCGCATCGTTTTCCGCTCACCGAAATACATGATGCTTACAATACGATTAAGGCCGGCGGCACTCTGAAGGTCATTCTGCTGACCGACAGGTAG
- a CDS encoding FGGY family carbohydrate kinase has protein sequence MLLVGVDIGTSSTKGVLVDKSGQIIASHTVPHAVARPNPAWAEQDADQVWWGDFVEIARALMSQAPAGSKVASIGVSGTCPTLVPVGHDGRPLRRGILYSIDRRALAEIDEIVSDVGEHEIVARSGNVLSTQCIAPKLLWLKRHEPEVYENTQWVLGTTSYVVWRLTGEACWDHFCAGDGGYGYQLSDCRWDIDALNRMGIDPSILPPLRWATDVVGTIHSEAARETGLPEGTPVIAGTGDAAAEMVGTGVIDEGSLALLYGSTLATMSPVSKMWVHPGFILTPGLLPGSYLVSSVLGTGSALIEWIRGVLAWDGSTPDHATLEGEAIRAPAGSDGLVFIPYLTGQRSPEVRPDMSGALLGLNQGHSLGHVYRAALEGVAFALRSSLAELSREGLLNKYEIRAAGGGSQSELWTQIVTDVCRHAQRLTSGSVRAPIGSAFLAGRAVGIVDARDLRERWVGFRSIVSVREDYANAYDHHYDRFMRYVSLLAGNAQTPKQ, from the coding sequence GTGCTTCTGGTCGGGGTAGACATAGGCACATCGTCGACTAAAGGCGTTCTGGTCGACAAGTCGGGGCAGATAATCGCATCACACACTGTACCTCACGCGGTCGCCAGACCAAACCCCGCGTGGGCGGAGCAAGACGCTGACCAAGTATGGTGGGGAGACTTCGTTGAGATCGCGCGCGCTCTCATGTCGCAGGCGCCGGCAGGCTCGAAAGTAGCAAGCATCGGAGTGAGCGGCACATGCCCTACGCTGGTGCCGGTAGGCCATGATGGAAGGCCGCTTCGTCGAGGCATTCTATACAGCATCGACCGTCGCGCACTTGCAGAAATCGACGAGATCGTGTCCGACGTCGGCGAACATGAGATTGTGGCGCGCAGTGGAAATGTTCTCTCCACACAGTGTATTGCTCCCAAGCTGTTATGGCTGAAACGGCACGAACCTGAGGTGTATGAGAATACGCAATGGGTCCTCGGTACGACGAGTTACGTTGTATGGCGTTTGACCGGGGAAGCGTGCTGGGACCATTTCTGCGCCGGCGATGGCGGCTATGGATACCAACTCAGTGATTGCAGATGGGATATCGATGCCCTCAATAGGATGGGCATCGATCCCTCCATCCTCCCTCCTCTTAGGTGGGCAACCGATGTAGTAGGCACTATACACAGCGAGGCGGCCCGCGAGACGGGCCTGCCGGAAGGAACACCGGTCATTGCGGGCACGGGCGATGCCGCGGCCGAAATGGTCGGCACAGGCGTAATAGATGAAGGATCACTCGCGTTGCTCTACGGCTCCACTCTGGCAACTATGTCTCCTGTGTCGAAGATGTGGGTTCACCCTGGGTTCATCCTCACTCCGGGCCTCTTGCCAGGGAGTTACCTGGTAAGCAGCGTGCTCGGGACGGGGTCCGCCTTGATCGAATGGATCCGCGGAGTGCTGGCGTGGGACGGATCTACGCCGGACCACGCTACCCTGGAGGGTGAGGCGATCCGCGCGCCTGCGGGCAGCGATGGACTGGTGTTCATCCCCTACCTCACCGGGCAGAGAAGCCCCGAGGTCCGTCCGGACATGTCAGGGGCTCTGCTGGGGCTCAACCAGGGCCACTCCCTTGGTCACGTGTACCGCGCAGCCCTTGAGGGAGTGGCGTTCGCGCTTCGATCGTCTTTGGCCGAGCTATCCCGCGAAGGGCTTCTCAACAAATACGAGATAAGGGCGGCGGGCGGCGGAAGCCAGAGCGAGCTTTGGACGCAGATCGTCACAGATGTGTGCCGCCATGCCCAGAGGCTCACTTCGGGCTCGGTGAGAGCCCCCATAGGCTCGGCATTTCTGGCCGGGCGGGCTGTGGGCATTGTTGACGCTCGCGATCTCCGGGAGAGATGGGTCGGTTTTCGGAGCATCGTGAGTGTGCGTGAGGACTATGCGAACGCGTACGATCATCACTATGACCGCTTCATGAGATATGTAAGTCTGCTCGCGGGGAATGCACAGACGCCAAAACAGTAG